One part of the Populus alba chromosome 18, ASM523922v2, whole genome shotgun sequence genome encodes these proteins:
- the LOC118034244 gene encoding cation/H(+) antiporter 4 yields MDPLKLSNVIVNSTGEFHESVTCFTLPPKVNSPGLEEYLVDSKFEPLSYTLPNLEVLLAVVFGITQVLNFAFRRIGLPSLISQILAGLIFNPAVLPRSVSNVLFSRLGVENLVTVATMGYQLFMFQSGVKMDMEMLRNVEGKVLLLGVSCVFLPLLLGLATLTVMTKHECLMNFFNATVYSMSSFPVIVSLLHELKLLNSQLGRLGLSTALVSDLVGLLLLIVSSLLRTAGHELNETGDGVIGMLVFILTVALILRPALNLLARKMRDSLKELYVYFIISLFLGSVLLSHINGLAVFYGPFIVGLAVPSGPPLGSSVLEKFEAITGYILAIFVTSCGMRVDFANTKFDEIKLSIAAVALTVITLTKFLVCYVSHSLFWESPAKNGAAFALIMCAKGVVELALYSFLDDAQAIMDDAFIFMVGTVIVFGSVVPILVKRLYNPERRYVGCLKRNLIESRKNSELQIISCIHAPGDVNAVINLLDASCRGDGPIAVTVLHHIKLVGQSTPLFISHRKGRVIVCDYLHSKNVIRLFNEFEQNSRGSLSVNAVTAVSLLKFMYDDIFSLAVERLASLIILPFHIRWWKQDGSIQSEDHSLRELNSRVLEKAPCSVGILVDRCSNRRLVYKEDAPAVINVAMIFLGGDDDREALTFAIRMAQDTRVKLRVAHLLPANLNELEAKQDNVALKGVKEKDHITFGEEVVDGAATTVSLIRSMVPEYELIIVGRRDNLDGITPQTSGLRQWCEYPELGLIGDLIISEDNKADCSLFVVQQAREQVEEQQQQMP; encoded by the exons ATGGATCCCTTAAAACTGTCAAATGTAATCGTCAATTCAACGGGAGAATTTCATGAATCGGTCACTTGTTTCACTCTACCTCCAAAGGTAAATTCACCTGGATTGGAAGAGTACTTGGTCGACAGCAAATTTGAACCACTGAGTTATACATTGCCAAATCTGGAGGTGCTCCTGGCGGTGGTATTTGGTATCACCCAGGTCTTGAATTTTGCGTTCAGAAGAATAGGACTGCCATCGCTGATCTCACAGATTCTT GCAGGCCTGATTTTCAATCCAGCAGTGCTTCCTCGTAGTGTTTCAAATGTTCTATTTTCAAGGTTAGGTGTAGAAAATCTTGTTACAGTAGCAACAATGGGCTACCAGTTGTTTATGTTTCAAAGTGGAGTGAAAATGGATATGGAGATGTTGAGAAATGTAGAAGGAAAGGTCTTACTTCTTGGTGTTTCTTGTGTATTCTTACCACTTCTACTTGGTCTAGCAACCTTAACAGTTATGACCAAGCACGAgtgtttaatgaatttctttAATGCAACAGTGTATTCCATGTCTTCATTTCCTGTGATAGTTAGCCTTCTCCATGAGCTAAAACTTCTAAACTCACAACTCGGCCGGTTAGGACTGTCAACAGCGCTAGTTAGTGACCTTGTTGGCCTTCTGCTTCTTATTGTTTCATCTTTGCTGAGAACAGCAGGCCACGAGCTCAATGAAACCGGGGACGGTGTAATAGGGATGCTTGTTTTCATCCTTACTGTTGCATTGATTCTTAGACCAGCATTGAATCTTCTGGCAAGGAAGATGCGTGATAGCCTGAAGGAATTGTACGTTTACTTCATCATTTCACTGTTCCTGGGTTCTGTGTTGCTTTCACATATTAATGGATTGGCTGTTTTTTATGGGCCCTTTATTGTTGGTCTAGCTGTTCCATCTGGACCGCCACTGGGATCTTCTGTTTTGGAGAAGTTCGAAGCAATTACAGGTTACATCCTTGCAATTTTTGTCACATCATGTGGCATGAGGGTGGATTTTGCAAACACAAAATTTGACGAGATCAAGTTATCAATCGCTGCAGTTGCTCTTACTGTGATTACCTTGACCAAATTCTTGGTGTGTTACGTTTCACATTCATTATTTTGGGAATCGCCAGCAAAAAATGGTGCTGCCTTTGCCCTCATAATGTGTGCGAAAGGCGTCGTTGAGTTGGCCCTGTACAGTTTCTTGGATGATGCTCAG GCAATAATGGATGATGCTTTCATTTTCATGGTTGGTACAGTCATCGTCTTCGGCAGCGTTGTACCAATTCTTGTGAAAAGGCTATACAATCCTGAGAGGAGATATGTAGGATGCCTGAAAAGGAATCTCATAGAGTCCAGGAAAAACTCAGAGctgcaaattatttcttgtaTCCATGCACCAGGAGATGTGAATGCGGTAATAAATCTTCTTGATGCCTCCTGCCGTGGAGATGGCCCTATCGCGGTTACAGTGCTCCACCACATCAAGCTTGTCGGGCAATCCACTCCACTCTTCATTTCCCACCGAAAGGGGAGGGTAATAGTCTGTGATTATTTACATTCAAAGAACGTCATTCGTTTGTTCAACGAGTTCGAGCAAAACAGTCGTGGATCGTTATCGGTGAACGCAGTCACAGCAGTCTCTCTGCTGAAATTCATGTATGATGATATTTTCTCACTGGCGGTGGAGAGGCTCGCATCTCTTATAATACTTCCATTTCACATTAGATGGTGGAAACAAGATGGTTCGATTCAATCAGAGGACCACAGCCTGAGGGAATTGAACAGCAGGGTCCTTGAAAAGGCACCTTGCTCTGTAGGGATACTAGTTGACAGATGCAGTAACCGGCGGCTAGTCTACAAAGAAGATGCACCAGCAGTAATCAATGTTGCTATGATCTTCTTGGGAGGTGATGATGACAGAGAAGCCTTAACTTTTGCTATTCGCATGGCACAAGACACCAGGGTTAAATTGCGTGTGGCACATCTCCTTCCAGCAAACTTGAATGAACTGGAAGCAAAACAAGATAATGTGGCTTTGAAGGGAGTGAAGGAAAAGGATCACATTACGTTCGGAGAAGAAGTGGTAGATGGAGCAGCAACAACTGTTTCACTTATTAGATCCATGGTGCCTGAATACGAGCTTATAATTGTGGGTCGAAGAGACAACCTGGATGGCATTACCCCACAGACAAGTGGTCTCAGACAATGGTGTGAGTATCCGGAGCTGGGGCTAATCGGAGACCTCATCATATCGGAAGACAACAAGGCAGACTGTTCCTTATTTGTTGTTCAGCAGGCACGAGAACAGGTAGAAGAACAGCAACAACAAATGCCTTAG
- the LOC118034246 gene encoding probable E3 ubiquitin-protein ligase XBOS32 isoform X3, which translates to MQACQHGHWEVVLTLMLFKANIHRADYLNGGTALHLAALNGHSRCIRLLLADYIPSIADCWEILSKGSKDNESICEFDGSALRGIINRPADGGITALHMAALNGHVESVQLLLDLGASVYEVTMEDGTTIDLIGAGSTALHYAACGGNPQCCQILIARGANLAAENANGWTPSMVARSWHRNELEEILSSQPGNLSQICPSSYLSIPFMSIVKIARECGWRNNDSLPTCEDACVVCLERKCTVAAEGCRHEFCTRCALYLCSAICTSTVAQGPTGSVACPLCRHGIVSFVKLPGTKPLVKAIARTSLSLSFCTCSGEEQDFTSMKTLLCKPDFQCSRISPLSSSFRSLSCRKFPSMNFNASRCMGTSDTSPSLVPCTIDRNLRECLVRCSRSRIRQPTSNTERRRSWLSALNQFVTTGTGC; encoded by the exons ATGCAAGCTTGTCAACATGGTCACTGGGAGGTTGTGCTGACTTTGATGCTTTTTAAAGCCAAT ATTCACAGAGCAGATTATCTTAATGGGGGTACTGCACTTCACTTGGCGGCTTTGAACGGTCATTCTCGATGCATACGCCTCCTCCTTGCAGATTATATACCTAGCATAGCTGATTGTTGGGAGATATTAAGTAAGGGATCAAAGGATAATGAATCCATCTGTGAGTTTGATGGAAG TGCTCTTCGCGGGATAATCAATAGACCTGCTGATGGAGGCATAACTGCTTTGCATATGGCAGCCCTAAATGGGCATGTTGAAAGCGTCCAGTTACTCTTGGACCTGGGAGCTTCCGTTTATGAGGTCACCATGGAAGATGGAACTACTATCGATCTAATAG GTGCTGGAAGCACGGCTCTTCACTATGCGGCATGTGGTGGAAATCCACAATGTTGTCAA ATTTTGATCGCCAGGGGTGCTAATTTGGCGGCTGAGAATGCAAATGG GTGGACTCCTTCGATGGTTGCTCGTTCGTGGCACAGAAATGAACTTGAGGAGATTCTTAGCTCGCAGCCAGGGAACCTGTCTCAAATCTGTCCTTCTTCATATCTATCTATTCCCTTTATGAGCATTGTCAAAATTGCCAG AGAATGTGGATGGAGGAACAATGATTCCCTCCCTACATGTGAGGATGCATGTGTGGTTTGTTTGGAAAGGAAGTGCACAGTTGCTGCAGAAG GCTGTAGACATGAATTTTGCACACGATGTGCATTATATCTTTGTTCTGCAATCTGCACCTCAACTGTTGCTCAAGGCCCAACAGGGTCAGTTGCCTGTCCTCTCTGCCGGCACGGCATAGTTTCATTTGTCAAGCTTCCTGGAACAAAGCCATTGGTTAAAGCTATTGCCAGAACAAGTCTATCTCTATCATTTTGCACATGTTCGGGTGAAGAACAAGATTTCACTTCAATGAAAACCCTACTCTGCAAGCCTGATTTCCAATGCTCCAGAATTTCCCCGCTTTCATCTTCGTTCCGCTCTTTAAGTTGCCGGAAGTTTCCGTCAATGAATTTCAATGCCAGCCGATGCATGGGAACTTCAGATACAAGTCCATCTCTGGTTCCTTGTACTATTGATCGGAACCTGCGTGAATGCCTAGTCAGGTGTTCGAGATCAAGAATTAGACAACCGACTTCTAACACAGAGCGCAGGAGGTCTTGGTTATCTGCACTCAACCAGTTCGTAACTACAGGAACTGGGTGCTAA
- the LOC118034242 gene encoding mannosyltransferase APTG1: MNQRRNASSKSQPTKPLITKNPDISKQKGYKSQKSNFFSSEKNIFTLCLAFRIANSLLIQTYFNPDEHWQALEVAHRIVFGYGHLTWEWRKGIRSYFHPLVFAVLYKVLALFGLDTPWFMAHAPRLLQALFSAVGDLYFYRLSNAIFGNFVAKWALFSQLANWFMFFCFNRTLSNSLETVLTLVGLYYWPCMRASPSKAPLVLRKWGLAIAALACAIRPTSAITWVYVGLLELAVTRDRLKFLILEVVPIGALVLGLSCLLDRLMYGSWVIVPLNFLKFNFLSSGGDYYGTHKWHWYFSQGFTVMLFTFLPFSIAGSIKSKCWKLSGLIAWVLIVYSIQGHKEFRFVLPMLPIALMFSGYSLSVMEKSDSDTRRKGSPNSHMKRPSKVGFAIFVLLATNIPMALYMSLVHQRGTEDVMIYLSKEAQNEKVKGILFLMPCHATPYYSTLHYDLPMRILDCSPSEEKGIPDESDHFMMDPVSFVSTLMTNGSLPSHVVLFDSEEKLLRDFLISHSFTEITRFFHAHFKVDRDLQASVVVYALAN, translated from the exons ATGAATCAGAGACGAAATGCATCATCTAAATCACAACCCACTAAACCCTTAATAACCAAAAACCCTGATATCTCCAAACAAAAAGGATACAAATCCCAGAAGTCAAATTTCTTTTCGTCTGAAAAGAATATCTTTACACTCTGTTTGGCATTCCGAATTGCCAATTCGCTGTTGATTCAAACCTATTTCAATCCAGATGAGCACTGGCAAGCCCTTGAAGTTGCCCATCGAATTGTTTTTGG GTATGGTCATCTGACATGGGAATGGAGGAAGGGGATTCGTAGCTATTTCCATCCGTTGGTGTTTGCAGTGCTGTACAAAGTTCTTGCACTGTTTGGTCTTGATACTCCATGGTTCATG GCACACGCACCACGGTTGCTGCAAGCCCTGTTTTCTGCAGTTGGTGATTTATATTTCTACAGACTTTCAAATGCTATCTTTGGCAATTTTGTGGCAAAATGGGCa CTTTTTTCTCAATTGGCAAACTGGTTCATGTTTTTCTGCTTCAACCGTACATTGTCAAATAGTTTGGAAACAGTTCTTACGCTGGTTGGATTATACTACTGGCCCTGCATGAGAGCTTCTCCCAGCAAAGCTCCCCTGGTTTTAAGGAAGTGGGGTTTGGCTATAGCAGCATTAGCTTGTGCAATCCGGCCAACAAGTGCTATTACATGGGTCTATGTTGGCCTTCTTGAGCTGGCTGTAACACGTGATAGATTAAAATTCCTTATTCTGGAGGTGGTCCCCATTGG GGCTTTGGTGCTTGGGCTTTCATGTTTATTGGATCGTTTGATGTATGGCTCATGGGTCATTGTACCCCTTAATTTTCTCAAGTTCAATTTTCTTTCATCTGGTGGAGATTATTACGGAACTCACAAGTGGCACTGGTACTTCTCCCAAGGATTTACAGTCATGCTCTTCACATTCTTACCATTTTCAATTGCTGGCAGCATAAAGTCTAAATGCTGGAAGCTCTCTGGACTCATTGCATGGGTTTTAATTGTTTACAGTATTCAGGGTCATAAAGAATTCAG GTTTGTGTTGCCTATGCTCCCGATAGCTTTGATGTTCTCTGGATATTCGTTATCTGTTATGGAAAAATCTGATTCTGATACTAGAAGAAAAGGTTCTCCTAACAGTCACATGAAAAGGCCCTCAAAAGTGGGATTTGCCATCTTTGTCTTGCTTGCCACTAACATTCCGATGGCCTTGTACATGAGCTTGGTTCATCAG AGAGGAACTGAGGATGTCATGATTTATCTATCCAAAGAAGCGCAAAATGAGAAAGTAAAGGGTATCCTGTTTCTAATGCCCTGCCATGCCACTCCTTACTACTCCACACTGCATTATGATCTGCCAATGCGAATTCTGGATTGTTCTCCAAG TGAAGAGAAAGGAATCCCAGATGAGTCAGACCACTTCATGATGGATCCTGTTAGTTTTGTATCCACACTGATGACAAACGGGTCTTTGCCTAGTCATGTTGTATTATTTGATTCTGAGGAGAAGTTGTTAAGAGATTTTCTGATTTCACATTCTTTCACAGAG ATAACAAGGTTTTTCCATGCCCATTTCAAGGTGGACCGTGATCTTCAAGCATCAGTGGTTGTATATGCTTTGGCTAACTAG
- the LOC118034246 gene encoding probable E3 ubiquitin-protein ligase XBOS32 isoform X1, producing the protein MKFLSIMGNSLGCSASGERLVSAARDGDIQEAKALLEYNPRLARYSTFGVRNSPLHYSAAQGHHEIVSLLLESGIDINLRNYRGQTALMQACQHGHWEVVLTLMLFKANIHRADYLNGGTALHLAALNGHSRCIRLLLADYIPSIADCWEILSKGSKDNESICEFDGSALRGIINRPADGGITALHMAALNGHVESVQLLLDLGASVYEVTMEDGTTIDLIGAGSTALHYAACGGNPQCCQILIARGANLAAENANGWTPSMVARSWHRNELEEILSSQPGNLSQICPSSYLSIPFMSIVKIARECGWRNNDSLPTCEDACVVCLERKCTVAAEGCRHEFCTRCALYLCSAICTSTVAQGPTGSVACPLCRHGIVSFVKLPGTKPLVKAIARTSLSLSFCTCSGEEQDFTSMKTLLCKPDFQCSRISPLSSSFRSLSCRKFPSMNFNASRCMGTSDTSPSLVPCTIDRNLRECLVRCSRSRIRQPTSNTERRRSWLSALNQFVTTGTGC; encoded by the exons ATGAAATTTCTGAGCATCATGGGCAATTCACTTGGTTGTTCTGCCTCTGGAGAACGTTTGGTTTCGGCTGCAAGAGATGGGGATATTCAAGAAGCTAAGGCTTTATTGGAATACAATCCAAGGCTGGCAAGGTACTCAACATTTGGTGTTCGAAATTCTCCACTCCATTACTCTGCAGCTCAGGGTCACCATGAG atagTTTCTCTCTTGCTTGAGTCTGGAATTGATATCAATCTGAGGAATTATCGTGGTCAG ACTGCTTTGATGCAAGCTTGTCAACATGGTCACTGGGAGGTTGTGCTGACTTTGATGCTTTTTAAAGCCAAT ATTCACAGAGCAGATTATCTTAATGGGGGTACTGCACTTCACTTGGCGGCTTTGAACGGTCATTCTCGATGCATACGCCTCCTCCTTGCAGATTATATACCTAGCATAGCTGATTGTTGGGAGATATTAAGTAAGGGATCAAAGGATAATGAATCCATCTGTGAGTTTGATGGAAG TGCTCTTCGCGGGATAATCAATAGACCTGCTGATGGAGGCATAACTGCTTTGCATATGGCAGCCCTAAATGGGCATGTTGAAAGCGTCCAGTTACTCTTGGACCTGGGAGCTTCCGTTTATGAGGTCACCATGGAAGATGGAACTACTATCGATCTAATAG GTGCTGGAAGCACGGCTCTTCACTATGCGGCATGTGGTGGAAATCCACAATGTTGTCAA ATTTTGATCGCCAGGGGTGCTAATTTGGCGGCTGAGAATGCAAATGG GTGGACTCCTTCGATGGTTGCTCGTTCGTGGCACAGAAATGAACTTGAGGAGATTCTTAGCTCGCAGCCAGGGAACCTGTCTCAAATCTGTCCTTCTTCATATCTATCTATTCCCTTTATGAGCATTGTCAAAATTGCCAG AGAATGTGGATGGAGGAACAATGATTCCCTCCCTACATGTGAGGATGCATGTGTGGTTTGTTTGGAAAGGAAGTGCACAGTTGCTGCAGAAG GCTGTAGACATGAATTTTGCACACGATGTGCATTATATCTTTGTTCTGCAATCTGCACCTCAACTGTTGCTCAAGGCCCAACAGGGTCAGTTGCCTGTCCTCTCTGCCGGCACGGCATAGTTTCATTTGTCAAGCTTCCTGGAACAAAGCCATTGGTTAAAGCTATTGCCAGAACAAGTCTATCTCTATCATTTTGCACATGTTCGGGTGAAGAACAAGATTTCACTTCAATGAAAACCCTACTCTGCAAGCCTGATTTCCAATGCTCCAGAATTTCCCCGCTTTCATCTTCGTTCCGCTCTTTAAGTTGCCGGAAGTTTCCGTCAATGAATTTCAATGCCAGCCGATGCATGGGAACTTCAGATACAAGTCCATCTCTGGTTCCTTGTACTATTGATCGGAACCTGCGTGAATGCCTAGTCAGGTGTTCGAGATCAAGAATTAGACAACCGACTTCTAACACAGAGCGCAGGAGGTCTTGGTTATCTGCACTCAACCAGTTCGTAACTACAGGAACTGGGTGCTAA
- the LOC118034245 gene encoding RING-H2 finger protein ATL13: protein MNWVLLQVKESAFISPTQQPYFLSQPPPQPKLDTDGFNLSTRVSPSILLIIIILAIIFFVSGLLHLLVRFLSRPPNRETDDLESVTALQGQLQQLFHLHDAGVDQTFIDALPVFHYKAIIGLKNPFDCAVCLCEFEPEDKLRLLPKCSHAFHMECIDTWLLSHSTCPLCRACLLSDFSPNNSRSPIVLVLESGGESSREIVNDREANIGRTNSVLTTNSHLSCHGDNELGSSRLDISHKSSEILTKDDSVPDSAPTIEVDSMDKVVPVKLGKFRNVDNGEGSSTNNVDSRRCYSMGSFEYVLDENSSLQVPIRTPMKKQSSKKPTLPLTPGHRPAMSECDCESRREFDGFESLKSVEVNGTASIVSSSGNGIGRSKRESFSISKIWLRGKKVKQNSPEDSSRRAFSFRFPVNKNVVAGDDLKMKKGDGDVKTDSEISFGRWENGDGQWGFDEQNQSCNSLELQAKTPSFARRTLLWLVGRQNKVVHSSFTPNV, encoded by the coding sequence atgaatTGGGTTCTCCTTCAAGTCAAAGAAAGCGCCTTTATTTCTCCAACCCAGCAACCATATTTTCTTTCTCAGCCACCTCCACAACCAAAACTTGATACTGATGGTTTCAACTTGAGCACCAGGGTTAGTCCTAGTATATTGCTTATCATTATAATTCTAgctattattttctttgtttctggTTTGCTTCACCTGCTAGTTAGATTTCTTTCAAGACCACCTAATAGGGAAACTGATGACTTGGAGAGTGTGACTGCTCTCCAAGGTCAGTTGCAGCAACTCTTTCACCTTCATGATGCTGGTGTTGACCAGACATTTATAGATGCTCTCCCTGTGTTCCACTACAAAGCCATTATAGGATTGAAGAACCCTTTTGACTGTGCTGTTTGTTTGTGTGAATTTGAGCCTGAAGATAAGCTTAGGTTGTTGCCAAAATGCAGTCATGCCTTTCACATGGAGTGTATAGACACATGGCTCTTGTCTCACTCCACTTGCCCTCTTTGTAGAGCTTGCTTGCTCTCTGATTTCTCTCCAAACAATAGCCGCTCTCCCattgttcttgttcttgaatCTGGAGGTGAGAGCTCAAGAGAGATTGTTAATGATAGAGAGGCTAATATTGGGAGAACCAATTCAGTTTTGACTACAAATTCCCATCTGAGCTGTCACGGAGACAATGAATTGGGATCATCGCGTTTGGATATTTCACACAAGTCGAGTGAAATCTTGACAAAAGATGATTCTGTCCCAGATTCTGCCCCTACAATAGAAGTGGATTCAATGGATAAGGTCGTTCCTGTTAAGCTAGGAAAGTTTAGGAATGTGGATAACGGTGAAGGGAGTAGCACCAACAATGTTGATTCAAGAAGGTGCTATTCTATGGGGTCATTTGAGTATGTATTGGATGAGAATTCTTCATTGCAAGTACCTATAAGGACTCCAATGAAGAAGCAGTCAAGCAAGAAGCCTACTCTGCCTTTAACACCTGGTCACAGGCCAGCAATGTCTGAATGTGATTGTGAATCAAGAAGAGAATTTGATGGTTTTGAAAGCCTTAAAAGTGTTGAAGTTAACGGGACTGCTAGTATTGTTTCGAGCAGCGGTAATGGCATTGGTAGAAGCAAGAGAGAGAGCTTTTCTATATCAAAGATATGGCTTAGAGGGAAAAAGGTGAAGCAGAATTCACCAGAGGATTCTTCGAGAAGGGCCTTTTCCTTCCGATTTCCGGTGAATAAAAATGTTGTTGCCGGTGATgatttgaagatgaagaagggGGATGGTGATGTGAAGACTGATTCTGAAATAAGCTTTGGCAGGTGGGAAAATGGAGATGGTCAATGGGGTTTTGATGAGCAGAATCAGAGTTGTAATAGCTTGGAATTACAAGCAAAAACACCTTCCTTTGCAAGGAGGACTCTGCTTTGGCTTGTGGGAAGACAAAACAAGGTTGTTCACTCATCCTTTACACCTAATGTCTAG
- the LOC118034246 gene encoding E3 ubiquitin-protein ligase XBAT32 isoform X2 — protein MKFLSIMGNSLGCSASGERLVSAARDGDIQEAKALLEYNPRLARYSTFGVRNSPLHYSAAQGHHETALMQACQHGHWEVVLTLMLFKANIHRADYLNGGTALHLAALNGHSRCIRLLLADYIPSIADCWEILSKGSKDNESICEFDGSALRGIINRPADGGITALHMAALNGHVESVQLLLDLGASVYEVTMEDGTTIDLIGAGSTALHYAACGGNPQCCQILIARGANLAAENANGWTPSMVARSWHRNELEEILSSQPGNLSQICPSSYLSIPFMSIVKIARECGWRNNDSLPTCEDACVVCLERKCTVAAEGCRHEFCTRCALYLCSAICTSTVAQGPTGSVACPLCRHGIVSFVKLPGTKPLVKAIARTSLSLSFCTCSGEEQDFTSMKTLLCKPDFQCSRISPLSSSFRSLSCRKFPSMNFNASRCMGTSDTSPSLVPCTIDRNLRECLVRCSRSRIRQPTSNTERRRSWLSALNQFVTTGTGC, from the exons ATGAAATTTCTGAGCATCATGGGCAATTCACTTGGTTGTTCTGCCTCTGGAGAACGTTTGGTTTCGGCTGCAAGAGATGGGGATATTCAAGAAGCTAAGGCTTTATTGGAATACAATCCAAGGCTGGCAAGGTACTCAACATTTGGTGTTCGAAATTCTCCACTCCATTACTCTGCAGCTCAGGGTCACCATGAG ACTGCTTTGATGCAAGCTTGTCAACATGGTCACTGGGAGGTTGTGCTGACTTTGATGCTTTTTAAAGCCAAT ATTCACAGAGCAGATTATCTTAATGGGGGTACTGCACTTCACTTGGCGGCTTTGAACGGTCATTCTCGATGCATACGCCTCCTCCTTGCAGATTATATACCTAGCATAGCTGATTGTTGGGAGATATTAAGTAAGGGATCAAAGGATAATGAATCCATCTGTGAGTTTGATGGAAG TGCTCTTCGCGGGATAATCAATAGACCTGCTGATGGAGGCATAACTGCTTTGCATATGGCAGCCCTAAATGGGCATGTTGAAAGCGTCCAGTTACTCTTGGACCTGGGAGCTTCCGTTTATGAGGTCACCATGGAAGATGGAACTACTATCGATCTAATAG GTGCTGGAAGCACGGCTCTTCACTATGCGGCATGTGGTGGAAATCCACAATGTTGTCAA ATTTTGATCGCCAGGGGTGCTAATTTGGCGGCTGAGAATGCAAATGG GTGGACTCCTTCGATGGTTGCTCGTTCGTGGCACAGAAATGAACTTGAGGAGATTCTTAGCTCGCAGCCAGGGAACCTGTCTCAAATCTGTCCTTCTTCATATCTATCTATTCCCTTTATGAGCATTGTCAAAATTGCCAG AGAATGTGGATGGAGGAACAATGATTCCCTCCCTACATGTGAGGATGCATGTGTGGTTTGTTTGGAAAGGAAGTGCACAGTTGCTGCAGAAG GCTGTAGACATGAATTTTGCACACGATGTGCATTATATCTTTGTTCTGCAATCTGCACCTCAACTGTTGCTCAAGGCCCAACAGGGTCAGTTGCCTGTCCTCTCTGCCGGCACGGCATAGTTTCATTTGTCAAGCTTCCTGGAACAAAGCCATTGGTTAAAGCTATTGCCAGAACAAGTCTATCTCTATCATTTTGCACATGTTCGGGTGAAGAACAAGATTTCACTTCAATGAAAACCCTACTCTGCAAGCCTGATTTCCAATGCTCCAGAATTTCCCCGCTTTCATCTTCGTTCCGCTCTTTAAGTTGCCGGAAGTTTCCGTCAATGAATTTCAATGCCAGCCGATGCATGGGAACTTCAGATACAAGTCCATCTCTGGTTCCTTGTACTATTGATCGGAACCTGCGTGAATGCCTAGTCAGGTGTTCGAGATCAAGAATTAGACAACCGACTTCTAACACAGAGCGCAGGAGGTCTTGGTTATCTGCACTCAACCAGTTCGTAACTACAGGAACTGGGTGCTAA